From one Anoplolepis gracilipes chromosome 10, ASM4749672v1, whole genome shotgun sequence genomic stretch:
- the LOC140670128 gene encoding rhythmically expressed gene 2 protein, translated as MINRVRPRLVTFDVTGTLLMTKLEHYVEIGSQHGLFLEPKKLAQSFKNNYTQLSKEHPIYGKHTGLGWENWWRTIVHNVFKDQLTSVSKDELDKVADSLISCYGTSRCWHKYLGVIELLDFLQKRNVIMGVISNFDERLEAVLKDTQIRQYFTFVLTSYDLGVEKPSLPIFEEALRLVKDLRKEEISPQEAIHIGDSLNNDYFGAKNAGWNGLLMKHTIGESKIPKKDVFRSLKELQEHFEKIFEQIT; from the exons ATGATCAATCGTGTTCGGCCCCGTCTTGTGACCTTCGACGTGACCGGCACGTTGTTGATGACGAAACTGGAGCATTACGTCGAGATTGGTTCTCAGCATGGCTTATTTCTCGAGCCCAAAAAATTGGCGCaaagttttaaaaacaattacacGCAGCTTAGCAAGGAGCACCCGATATATGGCAAGCATACTGGTTTGGGATGGGAGAATTGGTGGAGGACAATTGTGCATAATGTATTCAAAGATCAGCTCACCTCTGTGTCAAAGGATGAATTGGACAAg GTCGCTGATAGTCTGATAAGTTGTTACGGCACTAGCAGATGCTGGCACAAGTATCTTGGTGTCATTGAGCTACTTGACTTCCTGCAGAAAAGGAATGTCATTATGGGTGTCATCTCGAATTTTGATGAACGATTAGAAGCAGTTCTCAAGGATACTCAAATTCGCCAATATTTTACCTTTGTTTTGACTTCATACGATCTTGGTGTGGAAAAGCCAAGCTTGCCAATATTTGAGGAAGCATTAAGATTAGTGAAGGATCTTCGAAAAGAGGAAATATCACCTCAAGAAGCGATACATATTGGTGATAGCCTGAACAATGATTATTTTGGAGCAAAAAACGCCGGTTGGAATGGTTTATTGATGAAACATACGATTGGTGAGAGCAAAATACCCAAGAAAGATGTTTTTAGAAGTTTGAAGGAGCTTCAAGAACattttgaaaagatatttGAACAAATTACATAG
- the LOC140670138 gene encoding SIN3-HDAC complex-associated factor, protein MFSFHKPKVYRSSTGCCICKAKSSSSRFTDSKKYEDDFMPCFQLEERRSGEICNACVLLVKRFKKLPPGSNRNWKHVVDARAGPGIKSLTKFKAKNKRKLKDKPDKLVKKKHIYIKTEADREQSPAMSDDLTEDYRLTDSKTSSRSESASDDDDINANEKQLELASEDQDIEKDDVDFIDLSYYKREPICCGSIFKGANGEVIIYPSFLKPCISCFTRRQLTASLASISPVHSSASVSPAHSVESTSSNTETNSKQSTKTFSDSSSDSGYDESSNQYESKMAKIVQTKEDVEMEEPVKSIELEQLSNCKPLQTINVGNQSLQSVSN, encoded by the exons ATGTTCAGTTTTCACAAACCAAAGGTGTACCGATCTAGTACAGGCTGCTGTATTTGTAAAGCCAAATCTAGCAG TTCCAGGTTTACAGACAGTAAAAAGTATGAGGATGACTTTATGCCATGTTTTCAACTTGAGGAAAGACGTAGTGGTGAAATATGTAATGCATGTGTGCTTCTAGTTAAGAGATTCAAGAAGCTACCTCCAGGAAGTAATCGCAACTGGAAACAT GTTGTAGATGCGCGTGCCGGTCCTGGTATTAAATCGCTGACAaaatttaaagcaaaaaataaaaggaagcTTAAGGATAAACCTGACAAGCTTGTCAAAAAGAAacacatttacataaaaacaGAGGCAGATCGAGAACAAAGTCCGGCAATGAGCGACGATTTAACTG aAGATTACAGATTAACAGACAGCAAAACTTCGAGTCGATCGGAAAGTGCTTCAGACGACGACGATATTAACGCTAATGAAAAACAACTAGAACTTGCTTCTGAAGATcaagatattgaaaaagatGATGTTGATTTCATTGATTTATCATACTATAAAAG ggAACCGATTTGTTGCGGCAGCATTTTCAAAGGTGCCAATGGTGAAGTCATAATATACCCTTCTTTCCTCAAACCCTGCATAAGCTGTTTTACCAGGCGACAACTTACTGCTTCTTTGGCATCCATCAGTCCCGTTCACAGTTCGGCATCTGTTAGTCCGGCTCATAGCGTCGAATCTACATCGTCAAATACGGAAACTAATTCCAAACAAAGCACGAAGACATTCAGTGATTCGTCGTCTGATTCCGGTTATGACGAGTCCTCCAATCAGTATGAGAGCAAGATGGCGAAAATTGTTCAGACCAAGGAAGATGTAGAGATGGAAGAACCTGTAAAGTCAATAGAGCTTGAACAATTATCGAATTGCAAACCCTTGCAAACTATCAATGTCGGTAATCAGTCACTCCAGTCAGTCTCCAATTAA
- the LOC140670462 gene encoding BRISC and BRCA1-A complex member 2 — MLNQQHPLLSTIDSYIEPLLKRVLQTKRLGVCYGLIKLDSASSSRNKSKNDCFKLSIPYAGDHLVWNVLFDSQYPEMGPDFIFNDQNFLADPDIDTLSTWVPSLVKWNPNDTDALLKVLSELLLYYKEYQIHLLGKQGDRLQFEYSTLVGETEIFTEDMEVIMLPLGTKPTETRFLIRIAMDYSRLPPRINKSMNDEAMLIITFYGPDWNRILPQLYLSKTLEDIFGGPEFLHVPPFPPNKYLMDYVPEVKKFIEEKIHNVVQSFESRKSFITVLFVMQRGSILEYDALEFNWISMLLEHRDFHFTVHFNLPSTFPKEKPQITLQSVYHMTSQGILYKEILDDTPYSPRWQITAMVDKLLTHIIESAVPKFQANSMKNRF, encoded by the exons ATGTTAAATCAACAACATCCTCTCTTGAGTACTATAGATTCTTATATTGAGCCACTTTTGAAGCGTGTTTTACAAACCAAAAGACTTG GAGTATGTTATGGTCTGATAAAATTAGATTCGGCATCATCAAGTCGTAACAAAAGCAAAAATGATTGCTTCAAATTATCTATTCCCTATGCTGGAGATCATCTAGTCTGGAATGTATTATTCGATTCGCAATATCCTGAGATGGGCCCAGACTTTATATTCAACGATCAAAATTTTCTAGCAGACCCAGACATTGATACCTTATCGACTTGGGTACCTAGTCTCGTTAAATGGAATCCTAATGATACCGATGCACTACTTAAAGTGCTAagtgaattattattgtattacaaAGAATATCAG ATACATTTACTTGGAAAACAGGGAGATCGTTTGCAATTTGAATATAGTACGCTTGTTGGagaaacagaaatatttacagagGATATGGAGGTGATAATGTTACCATTAGGAACAAAGCCTACAGAAACAAGATTTTTAATTCGCATAGCTATGGATTATTCTCGATTACCTCCgcgtattaataaatcaatgaaCGATGAAGCTATGCTCATTATCACTTTTTATGGGCCGGATTGGAATCGTATTTTACCGCAACTTTATCTATCCAAGACTTTAGAAGATATTTTTGGTGGACCCGAGTTTTTGCATGTTCCACCATTTCCGCCCAACAAATATCTTATGGATTATGTCCCTGAAGTGAAGAAGTTTATCGAAGAGAAG ATACACAATGTAGTTCAAAGTTTTGAAAGCAGGAAAAGCTTTATTACAGTTCTATTTGTAATGCAGCGTGGTAGTATACTGGAATATGATGCTTTAGAATTTAATTGGATTAGCATGCTGTTGGAGCATCGAGACTTTCATTTTACTGTACATTTTAATCTCCCCTCAACCTTTCCGAAAGAGAAGCCGCAAATTACATTGCAATCAGTATATCACATGACATCACAAGGTATTCTGTACAAAGAAATATTGGATGATACACCATATAGTCCTAGGTGGCAGATAACGGCGATGGTTGATAAACTGTTGACACACATAATAGAAAGTGCAGTTCCAAAGTTTCAGGcaaattcaatgaaaaatcgtttttaa